actcacggtccgtgagatcgtgacctgagctgaagtcggacgcttaaccgactgcgccacccaggcaccccttccgcCTCGTCTCTTGCTTTCTGAAGAATAAGGTGTCTGTTTTCCAGTTTGAAAATCCCCAGGGCCTAGGAGGAGGTTGAGGAGTAGGAGAAGGGTGCTGTTGGCTCTCCGGAGCCAGAGGGAACCCACGGGGAGAAAGcgtgcagggagggggcaggcagcagAGAGGAGCTGACCCAACTGTCTTCACCAGGCCTGGTAGCCAGCCTCCAGGTGAGCTCACGGCAGGTCGGCGCCACGAGGCTGTATCTGCCCAGCCGGGACGATGTCCGGACGTCCGGTGAGCCGTTCCAACATCCACAGCCGCTTGAACCATCCCAACAACGTGTCCTTTTcggcccaggctccaggctggcccCACGGCCCCCGTGTGAGCGGGGCTGATGGTGTCAAACGCCCCCGCACCCCGAGCGGCTCTGAGACCAGCAGCTGCAGCCCCTCCTCAGAGCAGCCCGACAGCCCCAGCTTCTTCAGACTCCCAGTGAGGAAAATCTGCATGGGCCGCCCCTACAACTCCAAGTTCGTAGAGACAAGCCACCTAGCGAACCACCCCAAGGTGGCCAGAAAACCCGCTTACCACGGCGGCCCCCGCTACCTGCTCTGTACAGAACGTCCCTCAGGCCCCTGTAGCCCCACCTTCCTGGACCAACTCATCAAAGGCATCAACTACCTTGACAGATCCACCAGTGCCTTCCGCTCCAACTCGTCACTGAGCCTGCCCAGGCTTGCAGCCAACTGCCTGGAGCGTGCGGCCACCTCCATCCACCTGGACCACCCAGACCACGCCTTCCCCCGTAGTTACTCCAACCCCGTCACCGGCGTGGCTGCCTCCGACGACTACACCAACACCTGCATGGTGCCATCCACCGGGGGCGTCAACGCTTTGCAGTGTATGGATGGGCCTGCCAACGCCAGATGCCCACCCCGGCTTCAGAGACGGAGCCTTACACCCGTGCTGCCGCAGAGGCCGGGGACGAAGCTGCCTGAGCTCCCCTTGTTCGGCAATGGGATCTTTTCCTTGGGTCACCTGCCCAAGTTCTGGGAGGCAATCCGCTCGGGCTGGAGAGCCCCCGAGCCCACCTCCAAACCCTGTAGCTGGTGGTAACATCGACCTCGAAATGGGTACAGGCGCATCGGGCTGCAGCGGTAGAAAATAAATGGTCTGTGGCAAAATGCTTCTTCCGAGGCTCtgttggaggggagggggtggaacaGCGATTGGGATTGGGGGTTATAAACTCAAGGACCTCCAGGGCCGGGAAGGTACAAGTTAATGGGTGAACTGGCCGAGGGGAGAGGAAATACCCGGTCTAAACCGAGCTCTCAGACAGGTTGttgctttttccaaaaaaaaaaaaaaaaaaagccaggaatcTCATGTTTATATGCTAACAACAAATTCAGAAATGTCCTAGTGCTCGGTGGGCCCAAGAAAAATACTTGCAGGTGGAATGTGAAGCCCACAGGCCACAGTTTGGAATCTCTGGTTTATATCCTGAATGGATCCCTGGGGGGTTTCCCCAATGGGAAGAGAAATAGACTAGCTATTCATTCCCGATCCCTATTCATGCTCTTCTGGTTTCAGGATTGTTGTGGATGTTGATTTTACCACTGCCCAATGTGAACAGAAATACTAATGACGACGATGactggatggtggtggtggtggtgacagcaATAGCAAGACTTCACGGAGCGCTTATCGTGGagcaggcactattctaagtgcctCGTCTATATTCTCTTCAGGATGGGTTTTTAATGACCGGGGCTTAGGGTGGATGTAGAGGAAAACTTTCTGATGGCTAGTGGGAGAGGCAATCCGAGATCGTTGCCACTGGAGGGAATGCCCTTCCTAGGAAATCTCTGAAGAGTGGTTCTGTCCAGGCCAGATGAGGGCTggaggggcagaatgaggagGCCCCAAGTTTCTTGCTGGAAATGTCCGAGAAAATGTTCCCTGAGCCACCAAGGGCTCCCTCCAAACCTTCAGAGACTCAACTGATTTGAGTGCTGAGAAGTGAGACCCCACAAGGCATCCAGGGACTGAGGGATCGTAGAGACAGGGATTCCAGCCTCGTTCTGCCACTAGCCTGCCCTGGGACTTTGGGTACACATCACTTTGTCTCCCCAGAcctgtttccccttctgtaaatgATTAGGGTAGCTTCGATGGCCCCTAAAGGCCCCCGATTCTGATATTTCCAAATCTGTCTTCCTAGTCCCAAGCCAGGCCTGGGCTGAGAATTGagagtgcccccctccccccacttgcccCTCAACTCAGGCCTCCTGAGTTCTGAGCCAACTTCCCATTTTTGGCCTTGGGACCATTTCTGTGTGACTCTGAACTTCAGGCCCAGGCCCTTCTTGCTGGAGCTTTCCTGTCTCCTTGGAAATACAAGGGCCAGTGGCAGGTCAGCGTGTGGAATGGGGCTGACCTTAAAATAATGCAGAACCTGCAGTTCTACAAGATTCCATGACTCTTGGAGGGAGTGGCCTGCTCTGGCCTACCTAGCTGCATGGCCAAACAGAGAATGGCCAAGCCTGAATATCCCTATCATGAGGGATGGTGTCGGGATAGGGGGAAGGATAGGAGGAGGGAAGGGCGTACCAGACNNNNNNNNNNGTGTCGGGATAGGGGGAAGGATAGGAGGAGGGAAGGGCGTACCAGACCCCAGTTTACTGAATTCACCCCCACTTCTATTTCATCTCTGAGGAACAAGGGATATCCTCCCTGGGTCTAAAGCTCAGCAGGCCAGCACACTCCTTTCCTTGTCTCTGGGATCCCTTCCCTCCTGAGGGAAAAGACTCAATTGTCCAGTGACCCATTCCCCAGGTGGACATTTGTAGGAATACAGCTTATTAGAATCCATTTTGGCACAACTCGAGATAGTTCAAGATGTCCTGATTCCCAAATCCTCTGTCTGGCCACTCAAAGCCATCCTCTTCCTGCCCTAGGTCCATATTTGCATAAGATTTGTCCCTGACTCTCCTGGAGATGCCTGACTCCAAATTGGTTTAATTTCCCCTAAGCAGAATGTAAGACCCTTGCCTACGACACTGCCCTTGAGGCCTCCAGTGTCTAGCCCAGTTCTGGCTCACAATAGGGGctcagttattttttattttttattttttttaatgtttatttttgacagagacagagacagaatgtgagtgggttaggggcagagagagagggagacacagaatccgaagcaggctccaggctctgagctgtcagcacagagcccagcgcggtgctcgaactcacaaaccatgagatcatgacctgagctgaagtcggatgctcaaccgactgagccgcccaggcaccccaatagggGCTCAGTTATTAATATCGATTACAGATCAGTGTGCCCAATAGGCGCTCAGCAATGGTAATTACTATTGTCTGGAGAATAGAGTGTCTTATATGCAATGGATGTTCAATAACTATTAATTATGcccaacatttattaagctcttAGCTATATACCAGGCATTGTTTTAAGAGCTTTATACataataactcatttaatccccatatCAGTCCTTCAAGGAAGTTACTATTGTCCCTATtgtatggatgaggaaactgaggcacagagaggtcaggcATAAATGATTATGATAAAGATGATTACAGTGCATACAACACAGCGGCTCTTCAAAAACTGGTTGGCATTGTCATTATAGAGTATTATGtgcacagtaggtgttcaatcaTAATAACAATTATCTTCATGATTATGACATCTTGCAGATAGTAGGTGCCCTGCAAACGTACACAGTGGATGCCCAATGAAAGGCAAATATCATTACAGAGCCCaatacatagtaggtgctcaaatgAAGTTTGACCACTGGTGGCGGGTTGGATTATATGTTAAAGGGACAGGATCTCTGTGCTTGGCCCGACTGCTGCTCGGATACTCACTGCTCACGAATCCCTTTTCACCAGGCACTTAGCCCAAGTGCAGAGAAAATAAGGCTCTTAGCTAGAGAAGGCTGGCTGTTCCATGTGGCCAAGCAGAGACCACAGGAAGTCTTCTGTGTCCACCGTTCAAGCCATGGATCTGCAAGGTCTATGTAAACAGGAAGCAGCATGCTGGCTATAGAACAATGCCACAGCCTGGTGTGCTGCCCAGCTTGTATACGGAAGAAGCTAGGTGTCACCACAGCTgggcaggggggttgggggggggtcaGGGAAAGCCCTTCACGCCTGTAGAAGTAAcctcaacatttattgagcacccacacTGTTCCAGGCATGTGTCCGATGCCTGAAACATAGGGTCTCAGCCCTCTGTACTCTCAACGAGGCTAAGTTTTAGTACCTCATTTtgcagagggggaaactgaggctcagagagaaaaaGTGCCATCCCTAAGCTCCTGCAGCTGGAatggagcagagctgggattccaacccAGCGCTCTGACCCTCAGCCAATGCCCTTTCCATCCAAATTGCAGGGGTTTTTCCTTCGTATTTATTGAATAGATCCCAAGAGAAAGAGGGGTAAATCttggtatccaaaatatgcaGTAAACTAGACAAAGCAAGATGGTGTTTAACTCTAGGGGTCTGGGACGCGCCTCAACACCAGTGTTCTGAACAGGGCTGTGTTAACCTGAAATATGCTCTTTCTgggaaacaggaaacaaagagagaaatttCCTCGGAGGTCACCTGTGGTCTCAGTTGCCCAATTCACCGGTCCCTGCATCATTGGGTAACACTGGGGATAGGTGCATGacattagaattatttttgtatattaacaaAATCTGACATAGCCCTTTTCAAACAAATAATGTGATATCACCGTTCTATGATTCTAGAAAGTAAATGCCACTTCTTGTATTGACCAGGCGCACGTTGGAGCGACACATCATCCTATTCCCAACCCTCCCTGTCCCACCAGCCTTTCCTCGTTTCTGAACCTAAGTCTCTAAACCTTAGCCCACCACGCCCCCCAACCCCATTCCCGAGGCCCACCTTACCCCTCACTGTCTTTTCTGTCTGCACACGGCTGGTTCTGCTTACTCTACACACAAAGCAGAAAACTAGGAGTGGGGGTACCCTGTCCTCACCCCAACTGCATGCACGTCGCCCTCTTTTCAGTTGAAATCTCAGTAGAAGCAAAGAGCCTCAGACATGAGCCATGTCTGAGTTGGTACCACCATTTTTGGCAAACTTAACAGCCTCCTGGGCCCCTCCCAACAGGGCAGGAATTTATCGTGAACAATTGAACAAAGCCGGGAACTCGGAGGGAGAAGGCACAGGACATTCCAAAAGGATTTCTCTCAAGCTCCAAAAGACAACATGTGGGAACACTGCAGAAACCTCATAACCTAGCAAAGAAAAGCATGAAAGGGACGGAAAATCTGCCCAGTGGGAAGGGAAGCGCGGGCTGGAGGAAGGAACAAGGGGCCTCGGGTCAGGAGGCCAGGGTGGGAGGCCTGCCTCTGCCATTCATGACCCCTCAGAGGCCACTCCACCTTTCTGGCCTCAGATTCGTGGCCCTTAAACACTGAGGGAACTGGAGAAGCAAACACACGGATGCATACGTATGCGTTCACGGCAATGCTTTATTAATCACAACGACGCGGAAACAGCCCGAATATCCACCGACAGGACAGGGTTGATGAACTGTGGCGTGTTGATGAGACACAATACCAAATCGTGATCACAAGTGTCGTGCACAAAGCCAATACAAGTGCCGTGCAAAGAAGCTGGCCCACAGATTCCTAACGGGTGACATTTGCAGCAAGGAGCAGGTGAATGGTATGCACATCCGGGTGCTGCTTGCGATAGGGAGCAAGTATGGCAGGAAAAGATCGTCAGCTGAGTTAAACAGAGTGCTCACCAGTACGGTTGATTTACACTCTGTGCGAGTTTCTTATCTCAGACCGGTCATACACAGTCTGGGGACTGGCACCGATCCACGGAGCCATTTTTAAGTAGCGCTGGCCTTTGCTGGACACGCAGAACTGTGTTTAGGAGGAGACCGGTAGGCAAGAAAAGCGAACGTGAAACTACGCACATGCACTGATGACATAACGTAAAATGCGTGCGTGCACAGTAACAGAGGAAGGGACGTGAGCATTTATGGGGCTCCAGCTACGGGCCCTGCACGAAGTCTTCTCCTGCTGAAGCAGGAGTGCGTGGGCAGGAATGTGAGGGAGTGTATGGAAGCCGTAAGAATTCCAACcgggctggagaggaggggaggggggggcgggggcgggcatGAGTGACAAATTCAAATTATAGAGACCATTTATGGTCAGCTCAGGAGCCAGGCTCTGCCGCAGTATTTGCAAAGCGTGTTCTGAGAAACAGCAGTCTTGTGAAATGTTAAAAGATTTtctcacaaaaacaaatgggCTCCTTTCTCGAGTATCTTGAGGAATGCTGGATTCGATAGAGTTGGGCAGGCGACTTTACTGGAGGCCTGCTCAGAAACGTTCCTGTGTCGGTGTCCCTCGAGATGGCCAAAGTGTAGGAAAGAACGCAGAGTTCCCAAACTTTGTGAGCAGGGAACCGCTTCGTGAAGGAGCATCTCAGAGGGCAGGTGCTCCGTGAGGCACAGGCTGGGAACCTGGCCCCAGGCCTGGGACCCAGAATGGGAGCTCAGCAAGAAAGTGATTGGTAAGGACGGGGGTGGGGAGATTTCTGGAGGGGGCAGAAGGGTCAAATCCACTCTATTTTCAGAAAAGTCACACTTCTACCTAGGCAGAGTTGGGAACaacccagagagaggcagaattgGATGTGGTAGAGAATGTGGGTTCTAGAGTCAGACAGATGTGGCTGTGAATCCTGGCCCTACCTCATACTGACCGTGTGCGATCTGGGCAAGCCACTCCGTGctttggagcctcagtttccttgtctggaaAAGGGCAGTAATAAAATACACTgtcatggggcacccgggtgagcgtccgacttcggttcaggtcatgatcttgcggtttatgagttcaagccccacgtccggctctgtgctgacagctcagagcctggagcctgcttcagattctgtgtcttcctctctctctgcccctccgttgcttgcactctgtctctctctctccttcaaaaataaataaacattaaaaaaaacttctaaaataaataaaataaaataaaataaaataaaataaaataaaatacactgtcATGCCAACTACCCAGAACTGTGGTAATAATTAAATGAGATCCagtggggtttttggttttgtttttgttttttgagagggagggagagagagagagagagagagagagagagagagagaatcccaagcaggctccacgctgagccccaatgtggggcttgatcccatgacactgggatcaatcaatggagccacccgggcacctgaGATTCCGTGTTAATCAAACAGTGAGGGGAATGTATCTGCTCCAAGTACAGACTAGAACGGGGACATTTAccaatttgttctttcattcaagTGAAATCATCCAAGTGCCAGCtccctgccaggcactgtgccctTCACAGGGGATACAGTTGGGAACAAGACAGAAATCAGACCATCACGCTCCCTGCCTTTATTATGCCTCATAATATTAAACGATCTTCCAAATTATTGCAACTGTAAAAATGTTGAGAGAGAAGCTTGGGGGAGGCAGGTTGTGGGAAAGTACAGCAGGGGACATGACCTAGCCTGGGAGGTCAGGCAAGGCTTCGATGGTGGCACGATCTTCGAGCTAAACGCTAAAAGAGAGTAGGATGAAGAGGAGGGGGTATTGGGTGGGAAATGCACTCGGGGAGAGGGAAAAGCATGCGTAGAGACCATGTTGGGGGAAGGAGGTAGCTAGAGAAATGGGCAGGATTGTATCTTGCCAGGCCTTGTAGGGTCCTCTCCTTCTCATGGGAACTTTTACTGCCTGCTTAGAACTGTgtcctctgtctgcctcctcctcttcttcacaTCACCCCCAGGTTTCCTCTCCTCCATCTCCACTCCCTTTTAATACCAATTTTCCTGTTCTATGTTATCACCCAAGGACATATCCTTACCCTGCCAGCATCTGTTTTCCCACACAGGTACTGGAACCTTTGCACAAAATAGGTATTCATTTCATTATTGAATGAATGCAGGTCCACAGTTAGCCCATACGGTGCTTTTGCTCATATGAACAAAAGGTACCCTCTCTGGGCAGATCTAGCCCCCAAGCAGGGCCCACTTGGCTGCATACTCTTGTTCGGTGAACAACCTGCCCCACCATTCACTGTagctctgaatgaatgaatgaataaaggattGTGAAACAAGTGAGAAGCTCCGAGGCAGAGAAAAGATTTGGAGTGGAAGTGCAAGCCAAAAAAAGCTGAGTCCTGTCAATTTTGGAGTGGCAGACAGGTCACCCACAAACTCTGGCTGCTGGTTCCAGAAGGCACCCAACTCCTGTTTCTCAGAAGCCAGATTGTTTGGCTACTATTACCTATCCAAACTCTCAGAGTCTCTCCTTATCTAAGGCACCTTGTGCAAGACTTGAATTGTTTCTCTCCAAGAGTATGACGAGCACCCTGAGCTATGAGTGCACACGGTGCGATTACAGGCGCCTCCCGGACTCAGCAAAGCCCCAAAGTTCTGCCTCTGCTTCCCTTTTAAGCCATATGAGGAGATAGCCAGGCCCTAGACAAAGCAACTTGAGAACATTTACTAAAGATATCAAGGACTGCAAAGGAAAACAGAGCTGGCCAGATCCTTTAGTGGGAAGGAAAGGATACAGAATAAATCGGTGGATGACCAATCCTCAGGGTGGGTGGAGTTATTCTGGAAGACTTTCCGGACAGGCCGTATTTTCCTGCCCTCTGCGTCAGCCCTGCTCCTTCCAGCCTCCAGTCGGCTTTACCGTCTCTAGCACGACCCCTCTGAGCCAGCAAGACTTATAGCTCGGGTTTAGTCTTAACCACACATCTACAAAGGGTTGCTTGTTCCGCCCATGAGCAAATCATCCAAGAAGCCAAAGCTCCAGGACTTAAGGGGCCCGAGGTGGGGAAAAGACACCGGGGCAGTTCACAAAATGTGATTTGTCACGGACGCTGACCCTCCACAGACAGCAAAGGCCTTGGAAAAATCCCGCCACCAAGGCTGGCCACCTGCCAACTCTGAAGTCAGTGGAGTTTTGTAACTTTCTTCATCAGAGAGGGAGTGCTCCAATGCAAGGCTGTGCTCATCCATCATGCCGGAGGTCCTGGGGGTGAAGGCTATACCTAGTTTTCAGATTAGGAGCAACACACTGGGTGCAACACTGCTCCTCCATCAGACTAGAGCCCCTGAGGGcggaattgtgtctccctcttcggATTGGGAGCTCATCCAGAGACAGCGATCAGAGAAAGAGTTaccatttatttagtgcttactatgtgcctgaagctgttcttttttaagaaatagattcattcattcattttgaccCCCAACAGCACTGTGAGAGAGGTCTTAGTATTAGTCtccttttcctaatttcttttttttaatttttaaaaaatatttttaaagtgtatttattttgatagagtgagtgggggaggggcagagagagagagagggagagagagaattccaagcagcctctgcactgtcagtgtggagcccagcacggggctcgaactcatcaagggtgagatcatgacctgagatgaaaccaagagtcagatgctcaaccaacagagccatccaggtgccccctttccctattttctagatgatgaaactgaggcctCGAAAGGTTGACTAATTTGCTCAGGATTGCACAGTGAGGCAGGAGGGGTGGGATTCTCTATCAGACTGAGAACAGCATGAGGACAGGGGACTATATCCTCTTGCTTCCTGCCACCAGATTAGGGATTCACCAAGGGCCAAGATCAGACATCCCTCCTCGGTCTACCTGTATCTCCCTGTTTGGAGCAGTAACAGTCCTTCCTCGGTGTTGTGCCTGGCATCTGGGTTGGGGCCAGGGAGTTGACCAAAGCACTGCAGATGTAGTGTTTGTCCTTTACAGCTCTGAGCTGGTCCCCCAGAAATAGGCCCCACAGGGTGAAGAACCCAATCTTTTGGGGGATGGAGCATCTGTCTGGGATGGGGGTCGGGACGCCAGCATTTTCTCAATCCCCCAGGCGCCTAGATGGGAGGCCACAGAGTGACCGGGAGCCTGCAGGCCCCTATCACAGGGAACATGCCTTCCGGAGCCAGGCCTGGTGCCGCCCGGTTAGCTGGGCATTTCCTTCTGTCCACAGCTCACCTCACTCCTGGCTGCAAACCCAGCCATGAGTCTCTGGAACCTAGCAACTCTCACAGGAAACAATGGAAACTTCAGTTTTTATTCTCCTCCCTCTATCATTACTCAAAAGGTTTTCCTCTACGCTACAtgctcacacgcacacacaggccgGTTTTCTCTCCACCCATGAGCCTGGGTTGCCCTGGAAATTTTCAGGCAGAAAGGAGACCCGAGCCAGGCAGAGAGGCCCAGTGGCATGGCCGAGTGTGCTGTCTGTGGGTCTGTGTCAGAGGTGGATCATCAGGGACTGGGACTTACCACCCAAGCATCTGTGACTAGGGCTTTGACAGGGTCTGTGTCTGGGCCTGCGTGTGGGACTCGGGGGTCTGTGGCGCCGGGGGCTGAGATTTACGTCCATGCAAGTGGGTCCGTGAGTGGTTGGTGGGGAAAATGGTGCGTGCGAGGGGCAATTCAGTTCGCTCTCTAGGGCGCACTGTAAAGCACTgcggttaggggcgcctgggtggctcagtctaagcaactgacttcggct
Above is a window of Panthera uncia isolate 11264 chromosome C1 unlocalized genomic scaffold, Puncia_PCG_1.0 HiC_scaffold_4, whole genome shotgun sequence DNA encoding:
- the LOC125912991 gene encoding uncharacterized protein LOC125912991, with amino-acid sequence MSGRPVSRSNIHSRLNHPNNVSFSAQAPGWPHGPRVSGADGVKRPRTPSGSETSSCSPSSEQPDSPSFFRLPVRKICMGRPYNSKFVETSHLANHPKVARKPAYHGGPRYLLCTERPSGPCSPTFLDQLIKGINYLDRSTSAFRSNSSLSLPRLAANCLERAATSIHLDHPDHAFPRSYSNPVTGVAASDDYTNTCMVPSTGGVNALQCMDGPANARCPPRLQRRSLTPVLPQRPGTKLPELPLFGNGIFSLGHLPKFWEAIRSGWRAPEPTSKPCSWW